The following coding sequences lie in one Spinacia oleracea cultivar Varoflay chromosome 1, BTI_SOV_V1, whole genome shotgun sequence genomic window:
- the LOC110804395 gene encoding common plant regulatory factor 1-like translates to MGSSDDVMSPKSEKTSPPATEHNVVHMYPDWAAIQAYYGPRVAVPPYFNSAVAPEHPPPPYMWGPPQPMPYGTAIWGTL, encoded by the exons ATGGGAAGCAGTGATGACGTGATGTCTCCTAAGTCAGAAAAAACATCTCCACCTGCAACT GAGCACAATGTCGTTCATATGTATCCTGACTGGGCGGCCATCCAG GCATATTATGGCCCTAGAGTTGCTGTGCCACCATATTTCAACTCAGCTGTTGCACCTGAACACCCACCTCCCCCTTATATGTGGGGACCTCCTCAG CCTATGCCCTATGGTACCGCCATATGGGGCACCTTATGA